The nucleotide sequence GCAACTCGTCCCCCACCCACGCCGCGGCCGGCGCCGACCCCACCCACTTCGCGGCCGGCGCCGACCCCACCTACTTCGCGGCCGGCGCCGACCCCACCTACTTCGCGGCCGGCGCCGACCCCACCTACTTCGCGGCCGGCGCCGACCCCACCTACTTCGCGGCCGGCGCCGGCCCCACCTACTTCGCGGCCGGCGCCGGCCCCACCTACTTCGCGGCTGGCGCCGGCCCTGGCCGCTACGCCGCGTGCACCGTGCACGCGGTCCGCGCCTACGGCGAGGACGACACCGAGGTCCGTGCGCTCGACGATGTGACCGTCGGATTCGCCCGTGGCCGGTTCACCGCCGTGATGGGCTCGTCCGGCTCCGGCAAGTCGACGCTGCTGCACTGCCTCGCCGGGCTGGACACCCTGACGTCCGGGCAGGTCTTCCTCGGCGACACCGAGCTGGGGTCGCTGACCGACAAGCGCCTGACGCGCCTGCGGCGCGACCGGATCGGGTTCGTCTTCCAGGCCTTCAACCTGCTGCCGACGCTGACCGCGGGCGAGAACATCACCCTCCCCGCGGCCCTCGCCGGCACGCGCCTCGACCCCGACTGGGTCGCGCGCGTCGTCGAGGCGGTCGGGCTCGGGGACCGGCTCGCGCACCGGCCCTCCGAGTTGTCCGGCGGTCAGCAGCAGCGGGTCGCCGTCGCGCGGGCCCTGGCCACGCGGCCCGAGATGATCCTCGCCGACGAGCCGACCGGCAACCTCGACTCGCGTTCCGGCGGCGAGGTCCTGCGCCTGCTGCGCGACGCGGTCGACACCCTGGGCCAGACCGTTCTGACGGTGACACACGACCCGGTCGCCGCCGGCTACGCCGACACCGTCGTCTTCCTCGCCGACGGGCGCGTCGCCGACCGCATGGACGCCCCGACCCCGCAGGCCGTACTCGACCGGATGAAGGCGTTCGACGCGCCGAAGGCGGGTGCGTCGCGATGACCGCCGCACCGTCCGGCCTCGGCATCGGCCGCCTGGCCGTGCGCAACCTGGTCGCCTACAAGCGCCGCGTGCTCGGACTGGTCCTCGCGGTGCTGCTCGGTACCGCGTTCCTGTCCGGCGCGCTGATCCTGTCCGACACCGTCAAGGCGTCGATCACCGGGCTCATCCGCGACAGCGGCGCCGGAACCGACGTTGTCGTGCGCAACGCCACCGACGTGACCGACGAACCCGGCACGATGCGCGCCGCGATCCCGGCCGGGACCGCCGACCTGGTCCGCGGCGTCCCCGGGGTGGCCGCCGCCGAGCCGGTGGTCGTCGGGTACGGCCAACTGGTCGGCAAGGACGGCGACATGCTCACCGGCAACGGCCCGCGCACCGCGGGCAACTGGATTCCGGACCCGGCCCTCAACCCCTACGACCTCGCCGAGGGACGCCCGCCGCTGGGCCCCGACGAGGTGGTCATCGACCGCGGGTCCGCCGTACAGGGCCATCTCGCACCCGGCGACCGCGTCACCGTGCTGACCCCGTCGCCGGTGCCGGTCACCGTGGTGGGCGTCGCGACGTTCGGCGACGCCGACGCGTTCGGAGGCGCCTCGTACACCGGCTTCTCCCTCGAAGGCGCACTGACCCACGTCGCGCGCGACACCGGCGCGATCGGCTCGGTGTCGGTACGCCTCGATCCCGGTGTCGACCAGAAGGCCGCGGCCGACGCCATCCAGCGCGTCCTGCCGCCCGGTGTCCGGGCGGTGCCGGGCACGGAGGCGACGCAGGAGCAAGTCGACGCGGTCTCGTCGGGATTCCTCAGCATTCTGCGGACGTTCCTGTCGGCATTCGCCGTCATCGCGCTCGTCGTCGCGGCCTTCTCCATCAACCACACGTTCTCGGTGGTCACCGCCCAACGCATGCGCGAGGCGGCCCTGTTGCGGGCGCTCGGCGCGTCGCGGCGGCAGATCCGCGGGCAGGCGCTGACCGAGGCGGCGGTGATCGGCGTCGGAGCGTCGGCACTCGGCCTCGCGGCGGGTGCGGGCCTCGCGGCGGGCCTCAAGGCGCTGTTCGCGGCCTTCGGCTTCGCGTTCCCCGTCGACGGCCTGGAGTTCCGCGCCCAGACCGCGTGGATCGTGCTGCCGGTCGGGATCGCGGTCACCCTGGTCTCGGCGCTGGTTCCGGCGGTCAAGGGCTCGCGCGTCGCCCCGGTCGCGGCACTGCGCGGCTCGGCGGCCGAGGACGCGGGCATCCCGCCGGCGCGGACCGCCGCGGGCGCGGGCCTCACGGCACTCGGCGTCGGCCTGACCACGGTCGCCGGCAACGCGTGGGTCCTGGCCGCGGGGGCGTCGGCCACCGTCGCCGGTGTCCTCCTGGCCGCCCCCGTGGTGGTGCGGGTGCTCGGAGGGGCGCTGACGGCTCCGTTCACGCGCCTCGGCGCGGGCCCGATGCTCGCGCGCGGCAATGTGCTGCGCAGCCCGCGGCGCACCGCGGGCGCCGCGACCGCGATGGTCGTCGGCATCGCCGTCGTCACCGTCTTCGCGATCTTCGCGGCCTCGCTCAAGGACGGCGCGGAAGGCGAGACCCGCGACACCTTGGTCGGCTCGGTCGTCATCGGCGGCTCGTCGCCCGCGGGCTGGGCGGGCGGCGGGCACAGCCCCGAACTCACCGCCCAGGCGGGGCGGCTGCCGGGCGTCGACGCGGCCGTCGGCCTGCAACGCGGCAACGCGCTGGTGGACGGTGCCGGCCGGCAGATCGTGGCGGCCGACACCGCGCGCCTGGACGCGGCCCTGGACCTCGGACTGACGGACGGCACCGCCACCGCCCTGGGCGCCGACAAGATCGCGGTGTCCGGATCCGCGGCCGACGACCACGGCCTCGTGCTCGGTTCGCCCGTGGAGGTCACGTACCCGGACGGGGCGCGTGCCACGATGACGGTCGCCGGCGTCTACGACCGCACCACCATGGTCGGCGACTACCTGATCGACCGTCAGGCCTGGTCGCCGCACGCCGTGACGGACGTCGACACGCTCGCGGTCCTCGCCCTGGCCGCCGACGCGAGCCCCGGCGACGTCAAGGCCGCCGCCGAGCGCCTGGCCGCGGCCTACGGCAACCCGCCCGTCGAGGACCGCGACGGCTACGTCGACGCGTCGATGGCCATGGTCGACCAACTCGTCACCGTCGTCTACGCGTTGCTCGCCCTCGCGTTGCTCATCGCCCTCGGCGGGATCGCGAACACGCTCTCCCTCGCGGCGCACGAGCGCCGGCGCGAACTCGGCCTGTTGCGCGCGGTCGGTGCCGAACGTGGCCAGATCCGCGCGTCCCTGCGCTGGGAATCCGCCTTCGTCGCCGCGCTCGGCGCGCTCACCGGGCTGGCCCTCGGTGTCTTCCTGGCCCGCGTCGCCGTCGGCACGCTCGCCGGTGACCGGGAACTGCCGTACGCCGTGCCCGCGCTCCAACTCGCGATCCTCTTCGCGGCCGGCACGCTGGGTGCGCTCCTCGCCGCCACGCGCCCCGCCGCGCGAGCGGCGAAAACGGATATCCTCCGCGCGATTTCCGCGCAATAACCGACAAAGGAACTCCCGGGGCCCCTTCCGAGCGGCGGAAGGGGCCCCGCGCACGTCACACACCGTCACCCGCGCCGGCGTGCCCGCGGCCCTTGTCCGAAATTCCACCGTAAGAGTGCGCGAAGGGCCGTGCCGGAACGGGGAATTCCGGATAGTCTTCGCTGCCCGACCCGAGGGAGTCGAGCCGCCATGGTCGATCGCCGGATGTCCTTTCACGTCCCCAACGTCGTCGCGTCCGTGCCTGTTGCCCGTCACCGCGTCATGCGGCAGATCACCGTCTGGGACCACGGAATGGGGGCGGAGGCCCGGGACGCCTTCGCGTTGCTGGTCAGTGAGTTGGTCACCAACGCGGTGCTGCACGCGGGAGACCGCGCGGGGCTGCTCAAGGTGGGCGTGAGCCTGATCGAACGCGTGGTGCGCATCGAGGTGTTCGACCACTCCGACCGGCCGCCCGTCCTCGGCCGCCGCGATCCCGACGACGCGGAGGGCGAGAACGGGCGCGGCATGTTCCTGGTCGGCGCGCTGGCCGACCGGCACGGCTACCGGATCCTCGGCGACGGCAAAAGCGTCTGGGCCGAACGCGACCTGCCCCCGGTTCCGCGCGAGGCGGCCCGCCGCGAGATCCTGCGCGAGGGAGGCCGGACGTGCCGCCCCGCGGCCCGGCCGGCACCGCACTGACGACCTTTCCGGCCACAGGGTCGCCGAGGGAGAGTGGACGCATGACACACGACCGGATGATCCGAACCACGGCCCACGCCGTGATCCTCGACCGCCAAGGGCGGCTGATCGCGGTCAACCCGTCCTACAAGGCCGGATGGGACCTCCCCGGAGGGATGGCCGAGGACGGCGAGACTCCGCACGCCGCGGCGACCCGCGAGATCGCGGAGGAGATCGGCATCGAGGTGCGGTTGGGGCGCCTCCTGGTCCGCGACGTCCGCGCCGACGGTCAAGACGACGGGGAAGGCGACGGGGAAGAGGCCTCGGCGACCGCGCACTTCGTCTTCGACGCGCCCGTGGCAGCCGATCGGGTGGTCCGTGAACTGCGCGCCGTCGACCCGGAGTTGATCGGCGCCGCGGCGCTGGCGCCGGAGCACTGGGGGGCACTGGCGCCGGCGGTCCTGCGCCGCGTCGAAGTCGCCCTGCGGGTCCGGGAGTACGGGCTTGACACGGCGTATCTGGAGGACGGCGCCGCGGTCGCGACGTAGGGGGCGGGCGCGGCGGGGCCGGGGGAACGGTTGGCCCCGCCGCGGACTGGGGGTGTTATGGCGCGCGGGTCAGCAGGGCGCGGACGCCGGTGGTCGAGGTGCCCAGGCCG is from Yinghuangia sp. ASG 101 and encodes:
- a CDS encoding ABC transporter ATP-binding protein, which produces MHAVRAYGEDDTEVRALDDVTVGFARGRFTAVMGSSGSGKSTLLHCLAGLDTLTSGQVFLGDTELGSLTDKRLTRLRRDRIGFVFQAFNLLPTLTAGENITLPAALAGTRLDPDWVARVVEAVGLGDRLAHRPSELSGGQQQRVAVARALATRPEMILADEPTGNLDSRSGGEVLRLLRDAVDTLGQTVLTVTHDPVAAGYADTVVFLADGRVADRMDAPTPQAVLDRMKAFDAPKAGASR
- a CDS encoding FtsX-like permease family protein, which produces MTAAPSGLGIGRLAVRNLVAYKRRVLGLVLAVLLGTAFLSGALILSDTVKASITGLIRDSGAGTDVVVRNATDVTDEPGTMRAAIPAGTADLVRGVPGVAAAEPVVVGYGQLVGKDGDMLTGNGPRTAGNWIPDPALNPYDLAEGRPPLGPDEVVIDRGSAVQGHLAPGDRVTVLTPSPVPVTVVGVATFGDADAFGGASYTGFSLEGALTHVARDTGAIGSVSVRLDPGVDQKAAADAIQRVLPPGVRAVPGTEATQEQVDAVSSGFLSILRTFLSAFAVIALVVAAFSINHTFSVVTAQRMREAALLRALGASRRQIRGQALTEAAVIGVGASALGLAAGAGLAAGLKALFAAFGFAFPVDGLEFRAQTAWIVLPVGIAVTLVSALVPAVKGSRVAPVAALRGSAAEDAGIPPARTAAGAGLTALGVGLTTVAGNAWVLAAGASATVAGVLLAAPVVVRVLGGALTAPFTRLGAGPMLARGNVLRSPRRTAGAATAMVVGIAVVTVFAIFAASLKDGAEGETRDTLVGSVVIGGSSPAGWAGGGHSPELTAQAGRLPGVDAAVGLQRGNALVDGAGRQIVAADTARLDAALDLGLTDGTATALGADKIAVSGSAADDHGLVLGSPVEVTYPDGARATMTVAGVYDRTTMVGDYLIDRQAWSPHAVTDVDTLAVLALAADASPGDVKAAAERLAAAYGNPPVEDRDGYVDASMAMVDQLVTVVYALLALALLIALGGIANTLSLAAHERRRELGLLRAVGAERGQIRASLRWESAFVAALGALTGLALGVFLARVAVGTLAGDRELPYAVPALQLAILFAAGTLGALLAATRPAARAAKTDILRAISAQ
- a CDS encoding ATP-binding protein — encoded protein: MVDRRMSFHVPNVVASVPVARHRVMRQITVWDHGMGAEARDAFALLVSELVTNAVLHAGDRAGLLKVGVSLIERVVRIEVFDHSDRPPVLGRRDPDDAEGENGRGMFLVGALADRHGYRILGDGKSVWAERDLPPVPREAARREILREGGRTCRPAARPAPH
- a CDS encoding NUDIX domain-containing protein; translated protein: MTHDRMIRTTAHAVILDRQGRLIAVNPSYKAGWDLPGGMAEDGETPHAAATREIAEEIGIEVRLGRLLVRDVRADGQDDGEGDGEEASATAHFVFDAPVAADRVVRELRAVDPELIGAAALAPEHWGALAPAVLRRVEVALRVREYGLDTAYLEDGAAVAT